In the Bacillus sp. FJAT-42376 genome, AGGGACTGAAGGATACCGTTCCCGGGGATGTGGTCATCACAGAGATTGAAGGGATTGGCAGACTGGAGAATACCATTGCGGGTGACGCGGAATTCGGTATTCCGGTGAAGGAGGATGCTCATGCCTCACATCATCGTTGAATACACCGATAACATGAAAGCGAAGGGGGACATTCCTGGACTGCTGAAAAAGATCAACGGGGTTCTTCTATTGAGAAACGATCTGTTTCCAATAGGAGGCATCCGGTCACGGGCCATCGAATTAACAGATTATGTGATAGCAGATGGGGAAGAGGACGACGCCTTTGTCCACATCACAATGAAGATCGGAGCGGGGCGTTCAGAGGAAGACAAGAAAGCGGTTTGTGATGAACTATTTAAAAGAGCGATGCAGCATTTTCAGGAGCTTGCCTCCAGCCGGTATTTTGCCCTTTCAATGGAACTTTCGGAATTTGCGGGAGAAACGTATAAATACAACAACATTCATGAACGGTTCAAAAAAACACCCCGTTGAGTTTATGCCTCACGGGGTGCTTCATTTTACTTTACCATTCGGACAAGCATATGGGCTAATGCGTGCTGCTGTTCCTTATCTCCGACTTTCCATAATTGGTACAGAAGATACTCCTCAGAGTTGCGGGGCTCCTCATGTTTTGCTAAGTAATCTGCTACTTTCTCAGCTGCTTTTGCCAGCTGCTCTTCGCCTAATCCCAGTTTTTCACCCTTGCTCACTTTATCAGATAGGTAGCTTTTAAATTGCTCGAAATCCTGAAGAATACGGTCTTTTTTTTCGGAGTCCATTTGATCAACTTTCTCTTCCACATTGTTAATGTTCGCCATTTTCAAAACACTCCTTAAATTTGGTATAAGTTACAATACCCGGTAGTCGTGCTTTCAAACTCGTAAAACACACTTGAGATGCAAAATTTTCAGAACAGTTGAAAAATTAATGCAATAGAAGTAGTCTTTATGTATAAAAAAAGAGGAGTGAAACGGATGAAGAAAGTAGGAAAAAACCATCTTGTTTATTCAATGGATCCACATCATGAGCCTGTTCTGACCGTAAAGTCAGGAGAGCGGGTTGTGTTTGAAACGTCCGATTGCTTTGAGGATCAGATTACATCGGCGGATACCCCATTTGATTCTTTAAATTGGGAGCGCATCAATCCTGCAACCGGTCCGGTTTATGTAGAAGGGGCAGAGCCCGGAGATGTGCTGTCTGTGACCATCGAGCACATTGAGATTGCGGATCAGGGAGTCATGGTCACAGGACCCGGCTTGGGCGTACTTGGTGATGAACTTACGAGTAATTCGGTGAGGATGATTCCAATCGGCGATGGGTACGCGCACCTGAGTGACTCCTTGAAAATCCCCGTCAATAAGATGATCGGTGTCATCGGGACGGCTCCTGCGCATGAAGGAATCTCGTGCGGAACCCCCGATCTCCATGGAGGGAACATGGATTGCAAGGAAATAAAAGAGGGAGCCACTCTTCTGCTTCCTGTAAACGTAAAAGGCGGATTGCTCGCGCTCGGCGACCTCCACGCTGCGATGGCAGACGGAGAGGCGGCGGTATGCGGAGTAGAAGTAGCAGGGGAAGTGACGGTAACCATTCATGTGATTAAGGGGAAGAGACTCCCGCTTCCTATGCTCATCAATGAAAATCAAATTATGACCATTTCATCCAAAAAAGAGCTGGATGAAGCGGCTAATCAGGCAGTACTCAATATGGTTTCTTTTTTATCTGAAGAATGCGGCTTTGACAAAGATGAGGCGATTTTCCTCCTCTCCCTGGCAGGCGATTTAAAAATTTGCCAGGTGGTGGATCCGAATAAGACAGCAAGGGTAGAGCTGCCTCTCCGATACCTGGAAAATAAGCTTCAGCTGGAATCTCTTATTAAAGGGGAACAGGTACATGTCTAAAAAACCGTCCGTTTCAGAATTCGGCTATAAGGAGGAGCTGCAAAGATCCCTTTCTCTAAGGGATCTTGTAGTATACGGAATGATTTTTATGGTTCCCATCGCTCCATTTGGAATTTATGGCTATGTAGCGGAAGGCGCGAAGGGAATGGTCGCTCTCGCCTACCTTATTGGAATGACGGGCATGATCTTTACCGCTCTCAGCTACCGTCAGATGTCAAGGGCTTTTCCGATTGCAGGGTCTGTTTATTCTTACGCGCAGAGAGGAATCCATCCTTCCGTCGGATTTTTTGCAGGGTGGGTCGTCCTTCTGGATTATATTCTCGTCCCGTCTTTGCTTTATATTGTATCCGCAAATGCTTTGCAGTCTTTGCTTCCGGGAGTGCCGGCGTGGATTTGGCTTATTCTTTTCATTGCGATCAACACTGCCATTAATATAAGGGGGATAGAATTTACCGCTAAGGCCAATCTGATTATTCTTGTATTTGAACTTATTGTCCTTCTTTTATTTATTGTCATTGGGATCATCGCTATAAATAAAGGAGTTGGAAGCGGTTTTACGTTCAAGCCTGTATATGATTCCGGTTCCTTCAGCCTGTCGCTCGTAATGGGGGCGGTTTCCCTTGCGGTTCTTAGTTTTCTCGGATTTGATGGAATCAGCACACTGGCGGAAGAAACGAAGGGCGGAAAAGAAACAGTTGGGAAGGCAGCCATTTACTCGCTGCTAATCGTCGGAGCTTTGTTTATCGTGCAGACGTGGGTGGCTGCAATGATTTGGCCGGACTATACTAGCTTTAAAAATCCGGATATCGCTTTTTACCAGATCGCAGAGCTGGCAGGCGGAGTCTGGCTGAAAAATCTGTGCATTATCGCGACCGCTATTTCATGGGGACTGGCTAATGCACTAGCGGCACAGGCTGCTATTTCCAGAATCCTTTTCAGTATGGGCCGCGACCGCAATTTGCCGTCTGTTTTAGCAAAGGTCCACCCAAAGTACAAGACACCATATCTGAGCACGCTCATCGTCGGAGGCGTTTCCCTCATTGTCGGCCTTGTTTTCATGAGCATGACTTCAGCCCTGACTTCACTCGTAAATTTCGGTGCACTATCGGCTTTCCTTTTGCTGCACATATCGGTAATCTATCATTTTATCGGAAAGAAAAAGTCGAAGAATTATATCGGGCACCTCGTATTGCCGGCAATCGGTTTTGCGATCATTGGCTATGTGGTATTCAGCCTGGATATCCTGTCTATTTCCCTTGGTCTCGCATGGCTTGGAATTGGAGTGATCTACTTTGTCTATATGAGATTCACGAAAAAGAATGTTTCGTTTGAAGAAACGATGTAGGGTAAAAAGGATATGGAAAGCGCCGGGAATTCCTGGGATATCAAATCAGTTCAGGCTTGAAAATGGAAAGAACGGAAGGTGAATCATGAGAAACATTCTGGTATTAGGCGGGACCAGCTATTTCGGGAAAAAGCTGGTCCAAAAATTAATCGAGAACGGGGACCGCGTAACCATCGCTACAAGAGGGAATCAAGCTGGGAATTTTGGCGGGAGGGCAGCCCATTTGAAAATAGAGCGGGGAGACCGTGCCAGCATGAACAAGGCATTTGAGGGAAAGGAATGGGATTTGTTATACGACCAGTCGTGTCTGGCTTCCCGGGAAGCGCTCGATGCTGCGGAAGCTTTAAAAGATAAAACAAGCCGGTATATTTTCACTTCTACACAAGCTGTTTATGATTTTGGTACAAATCACCGGGAAGAGAGCTTTGATCCAATTGCCTTCCCCTTTACTCTTAAGAAAAGAGGAGAATATCAAGGCTACGAAGGATATCAGGAAGCGAAAAGAGCTTCTGAAGCGATTTTCTTTCAGAAAGACTATTTTCACACGGCAGCTGTGAGAATGCCTATTGTTGTATCAGAGGATGATTATACAGAACGGCTGAAGTTCCACGTGGAGAGGGTCAGTAATTCACAGCCTGTCGGGATTCCTCACCCTGAATTCCGGTACAGCTTCATTCAAGCGGATGAGGCGGCAGATTTTCTATTCCGGCTCGGGAAAAGCGATTTCACTGGTCCGATTAATCCTGGATGCAAGGAAGATATCAGTCTTGCGGAACTGATGGAGAAGATTGGTGAGATCGCTGAAAAGCCTCCGCTTATTGAACAGGCAGTCACGAAAGAAAATGCCTCTCCCTATGCACTTCCAGGCTCCTGGTCCATTGATACGGGGATGGCAGAAAATCTCGGCTATCGCTTTTCAGCCCTTGATGATGTTTTAGACCCGCTGATCCGGTATTGGAACAAATAGCTTTCCCGCTTAAATCCTGCTGCAGCTTTCCCGCAGGAAAAGCGTGACTGACAAATAAAAGTGGCCGAGACATAACAAAATGAATGATCCACAAAAACGAATCCTAGTGGTAAATAGAATGCCTTTCTCATTGCCATGGTTGTGTTTTCATAAGGTAAGCCGTTCCATTACGCTGCAGACACTCGCTTTCCGCGGGGAGGAAGCTGAGCCTCCTCGGCTGTGCCTGCGGGGTCTCAGACTTTCCTCTACTTCCCGCAGGAGTCGAGAGCCTTCCGCTTCATTCCACTAGGATTAAAACAGGTAAAATGTTAAAATCCTTAAAGAAAATACAAACAAAACCCGAACGATAAGGCGATCAATTCATGAACCTCTTGCCATATCATTCGGGTTTATCATGGGCTTAGAAACTTCCGTCCTAGTCTCTTTCCTTATTTTACAATGTAGACTGGACACGAAGCTTTTTGGACGACAGAATGGCTGACGCTCCCCAGAACCCATTCCTTCAGACCGCTGAGTCCCCGGCTGCCCATGACAACAAGATCTGCGTTTTCCTGTTCGGCATACTTTACAATCACAGCAGAAGGTTCGCCTTGGAGCACAGCGGTTTTTATGGTGTTTGGGAGTGTATTCAATGTCTCTTTTGCAAGATCAAGAGTTCTTCTTGCCTGCTGGAGACGGTCTTCCCGGACAGCAGTTAGTTCCAGCAAGTTAAAGTAAACGGTCGGAGAGGGCTCTACAACGGTGATGATTCTCAGCTCAATCGTTTCATCAGCAAGCGCGAGCGCTGCCGCCTTGGCCAGTGCTTTTTTGCTCGATTCTGAGTCGTCATAGGGGGCGACAATTTTTGAACAAACGCTGATCATTTGCTTAGCCTCCTAAATCATCGTTACTTCTCCTTTTCCCCGGAAAATGTTTGTAAAAACGAAAAAGGAGCGAAATGCATGGGACTATTAAGTGAGCAGTATAAAATGGTGAAAGATACGAGAAACCTCTTATTCGAATTTTGTGAAAGAATCAATCCAGCGTATTATACGCAGGAAATTGAAGACTTCGGCTGGGGATCCATCCGCAATTTGCACGTTCACGTGGCCGAATGTTATCAATCCTGGCTTGAGAGGTTTGCACTAAAGAGGCCTGCAGCCAATTATGATGAACTTGGCATAAGCAATGTCGGGGAGATGAGAAACCTTTTTCAAAAGACGGATCAGATTGCCGCTCAATTTTTGAATGAGTATGAAGATCAGCCGGCAGCTAAGTTAAAAGGAACCGTTTCATGGCAGAAGGAAGAAGAGGAGCTTTCGGTGCTGTGGCTCTTCACTCATACGGTGACGCATGAGTTTCATCATAAAGGGCAGATTTTGTCTATGGCCCGGCACCTGGGCTACATTCCAGTTGATACGGATTTAATTACGCCGGCAGATTTAAAGCGGCTGTCCTGAGGAAAACAGGGTGCGCAGAACGTCTCTGTAAAAATAATTCGATTCATTGCACGGCACAGAAAAATAAGGTATCATAAAGTCTACTATTAATGGAAGGGTGACCCAATCGCCATGATCAGCTAATCCTATCTCAAAAACATTCGTATAGACAGCGAATCGTTCTGGATGGGATCAGTGTGTCCATATATAACAAGTAAAACCGCGGATGCCACTTGGGAAGGACTGCCCGGTTTTCCTGTTAGGAGACCTGCTATCCAGAGTTGGTAGCAGTTTTTTTGTGTGCTGGCTTTTGCAGGGATGCAAGCGTAAAAAGAAGCAGAAAGTGAGGATGCATCATGACAGGAAATCAGAGAAAACAGCTTATTGTGCTGATGATTAATATGTTTATTGCGATAGGGAGCTTTGGAATCATTATTCCGATCTTGCCTGCTTATCTGAAATCGATTAACCAGGGAGGTATGGCTGCAGGACTGATGATTGCCATTTTTGCCGGTGCCCAGCTCGTATTTTCTCCTATTGCAGGGAGATGGGCGGATCAGTATGGCCGGCGGAAGATGATTGTTTACGGACTGGCAGGGTTAACTTTGTCCATGTTCATTTTTTACGCGACGGATTCGATTTGGTGGCTGTATGCTTCACGCATAGTCGGAGGAATCGGTGCGGCTCTGCTGATTCCGGCTATTTTTGCCTACATTGCCGATATTACGACTCTTGAACAGCGGGCGAAAGGGAATAGCTACATATCGGCTGCCATGTCATTAGGGATCGTCATCGGACCGGGAATTGGAGGGTTTTTAGCGGACTTTGGCCTGAAAATGCCATTTCTGATTTCAGCGATTGTATCACTTGCAGCTGTCTTGTTTTCTGTTCTTTTCCTGAAGGAAAGCGAATCTATTCAAGAGCCTGCACAGCATCTTGAAGCAGATGCTGAGTCAATGCTGAGGAAGCTTGCTTTGTCGGTAAAAAAACCGTATTTCATCCCGCTCGTCATTACACTAATCATGAGCTTTGGACTGATGGCTTATGAATCGGTACTTGGTTTGTTTGTGGATAACCAATTTGGTGCAACACCGCAGGAGATTGCGTTGATGATTACATCCACTGGAATAATCAGTGTGATTGTGCAGCTGTTTATCGTGGATCGGATTGTTCAAAAATTTGGAGAAGGCGCCGTTTTGAACATGTTTGTCGGAGTAGCAGCCGCAGGGTTTCTTTTCTCCCTGTTTGCGAAGGATTACGTCCTGTTTTTCGGAATCACCCTGCTGATCTTTCTCGCCACTTCCATTTTGAGACCGGTTCTGAACACGCTCATTTCCAAAATGGCAGGAAACGAACAGGGCTTTGCTATGGGATTAAACAATTCGTACATGAGTATTGGGAATATTTTAGGGCCGACCCTTGCAGGCTTGCTCTATGACATTCAAATTCTTTACCCCTTTATGCTTGGCTTTGTTCTGCTCCTC is a window encoding:
- a CDS encoding 5-carboxymethyl-2-hydroxymuconate Delta-isomerase, with protein sequence MPHIIVEYTDNMKAKGDIPGLLKKINGVLLLRNDLFPIGGIRSRAIELTDYVIADGEEDDAFVHITMKIGAGRSEEDKKAVCDELFKRAMQHFQELASSRYFALSMELSEFAGETYKYNNIHERFKKTPR
- a CDS encoding DUF3243 domain-containing protein, with translation MANINNVEEKVDQMDSEKKDRILQDFEQFKSYLSDKVSKGEKLGLGEEQLAKAAEKVADYLAKHEEPRNSEEYLLYQLWKVGDKEQQHALAHMLVRMVK
- a CDS encoding acetamidase/formamidase family protein, with translation MKKVGKNHLVYSMDPHHEPVLTVKSGERVVFETSDCFEDQITSADTPFDSLNWERINPATGPVYVEGAEPGDVLSVTIEHIEIADQGVMVTGPGLGVLGDELTSNSVRMIPIGDGYAHLSDSLKIPVNKMIGVIGTAPAHEGISCGTPDLHGGNMDCKEIKEGATLLLPVNVKGGLLALGDLHAAMADGEAAVCGVEVAGEVTVTIHVIKGKRLPLPMLINENQIMTISSKKELDEAANQAVLNMVSFLSEECGFDKDEAIFLLSLAGDLKICQVVDPNKTARVELPLRYLENKLQLESLIKGEQVHV
- a CDS encoding APC family permease, which produces MSKKPSVSEFGYKEELQRSLSLRDLVVYGMIFMVPIAPFGIYGYVAEGAKGMVALAYLIGMTGMIFTALSYRQMSRAFPIAGSVYSYAQRGIHPSVGFFAGWVVLLDYILVPSLLYIVSANALQSLLPGVPAWIWLILFIAINTAINIRGIEFTAKANLIILVFELIVLLLFIVIGIIAINKGVGSGFTFKPVYDSGSFSLSLVMGAVSLAVLSFLGFDGISTLAEETKGGKETVGKAAIYSLLIVGALFIVQTWVAAMIWPDYTSFKNPDIAFYQIAELAGGVWLKNLCIIATAISWGLANALAAQAAISRILFSMGRDRNLPSVLAKVHPKYKTPYLSTLIVGGVSLIVGLVFMSMTSALTSLVNFGALSAFLLLHISVIYHFIGKKKSKNYIGHLVLPAIGFAIIGYVVFSLDILSISLGLAWLGIGVIYFVYMRFTKKNVSFEETM
- a CDS encoding NAD-dependent epimerase/dehydratase family protein, with amino-acid sequence MRNILVLGGTSYFGKKLVQKLIENGDRVTIATRGNQAGNFGGRAAHLKIERGDRASMNKAFEGKEWDLLYDQSCLASREALDAAEALKDKTSRYIFTSTQAVYDFGTNHREESFDPIAFPFTLKKRGEYQGYEGYQEAKRASEAIFFQKDYFHTAAVRMPIVVSEDDYTERLKFHVERVSNSQPVGIPHPEFRYSFIQADEAADFLFRLGKSDFTGPINPGCKEDISLAELMEKIGEIAEKPPLIEQAVTKENASPYALPGSWSIDTGMAENLGYRFSALDDVLDPLIRYWNK
- a CDS encoding universal stress protein translates to MISVCSKIVAPYDDSESSKKALAKAAALALADETIELRIITVVEPSPTVYFNLLELTAVREDRLQQARRTLDLAKETLNTLPNTIKTAVLQGEPSAVIVKYAEQENADLVVMGSRGLSGLKEWVLGSVSHSVVQKASCPVYIVK
- a CDS encoding DinB family protein, whose amino-acid sequence is MGLLSEQYKMVKDTRNLLFEFCERINPAYYTQEIEDFGWGSIRNLHVHVAECYQSWLERFALKRPAANYDELGISNVGEMRNLFQKTDQIAAQFLNEYEDQPAAKLKGTVSWQKEEEELSVLWLFTHTVTHEFHHKGQILSMARHLGYIPVDTDLITPADLKRLS
- a CDS encoding MFS transporter; protein product: MTGNQRKQLIVLMINMFIAIGSFGIIIPILPAYLKSINQGGMAAGLMIAIFAGAQLVFSPIAGRWADQYGRRKMIVYGLAGLTLSMFIFYATDSIWWLYASRIVGGIGAALLIPAIFAYIADITTLEQRAKGNSYISAAMSLGIVIGPGIGGFLADFGLKMPFLISAIVSLAAVLFSVLFLKESESIQEPAQHLEADAESMLRKLALSVKKPYFIPLVITLIMSFGLMAYESVLGLFVDNQFGATPQEIALMITSTGIISVIVQLFIVDRIVQKFGEGAVLNMFVGVAAAGFLFSLFAKDYVLFFGITLLIFLATSILRPVLNTLISKMAGNEQGFAMGLNNSYMSIGNILGPTLAGLLYDIQILYPFMLGFVLLLITLFITIGWQKQSQKKTAPAKS